The DNA window TATGCTACTAGAATGTTTAAAAGTGTATAGCTTTACTTTCTTTAAAATACTTGATATAATGTAGACAAACAGGATAATCTACACTAGGGGAGCATTTATGCTGAGAGGAGGCAAATTAGCTTCGACCCTTAAACCTGATCTAGTTAATACTAGCGTAGGGAAGTGTTTGCAAAATATTTTTTTGTTGCATTTTATGCTATGAAAAATTAAATGGACACTAATCCCTCCCTAGTAAATATTTTTAAAACATAAAGGGAGGTTTTTTTATGGCTTCAATTGTCAAAAAAGAAAAAGTAAGGTTTTTAGCTGAAAGTGGTATCATGATAGCATTAGCTACAATATTAAGTATGATAAAGGTTTATAAGGCACCTTTTGGAGGCTCTGTAACAGCAGGAAGCATGATACCTATAATTCTTATTGGAATAAAGTGGGGTACATTGCCTGGGATATTGGTAGGTATAGTATATGGGATACTTCAAGCAGTTTTAGAACCCTATATTGTGCATCCAATCCAGTTCCTTTTAGACTATCCCATAGCTTTTGGGTTGTTAGGATTAAGCGGTTTTTACAGAAGCATAAAGAACATTCAACCTCGAAATAGGACCATGGAGTATGTCGGTGTTGTAATAGGAATATTTTTAGCCATATTTGGAAGGTTTATTTGCCATGTGTTAGCTGGAGTTGTATTTTTTTCAGAAAATGCCGGTGACATAAACTCATGGCTATATTCATTAGGATATAATGGAGGCTATCTATCTTTGGAACTAGCAATATCTATTGTAATTATTGTATTGCTATGGAAGCCTATTAGAAGAGAGATTAAATAAAGAGAGTGATTAAATGAAGGCTTTAATAATATCAAATGGAGATTTAAGCGATATCAGCTTAGCTAAGTATTTTGATGATGCAGATATAGTTATTTGTGCTGATGGTGGTGCAAGGCATTTGTTTAATGAAGACCTTGTTCCAGACACTATAATAGGTGATTTAGATTCATTGGATGAAGAGGCTCTGAATAGTTTTCAGAAATTGGGCGTAAACTTTGAGAAATATCCAACACATAAGGATAAATCAGATACTGAACTAGCAATAGAGTTTGCAATAGATAAAGGTGCTACGGACATTACTTTACTAGGTGCTACTGGCAGTCGTATGGATCATTCACTAGCAAATATATTGATTTTATATAGGCTAGTCAATCAAAATATTAATGCAGTTATTGTCGATAGTCACAATGAGATGTTTATAACAAAAAGTCTACTTAAGCTAGATAATAAAGATGGGCATTTTGTTTCGGTGATACCTTTAACTGATTCAAAGGTTACTCTTAAAGGATTCGAGTATGATACCAATTCTGTAGAATTTAATTTTGGTTCCACATTAGGCGTAAGCAATATAATAAAAGATGAAGAAGGGCTTATAGAAATAGAATCTGGAATATGCCTTGTTATAAGATCAAGGGATTAAATAAGAAAGTCAGCGATAGCTGGCTTTTTTGTAACGTTTTTTAGAAAAATTGAATACTATATAATAGTAGCCTTATGAGGGGTGTCTATATGGGAAGATATAGAAGATATAAATTTAAACGACATTTCATTGATGGCAGTATCAAAAAAATTATAGGTATAGGCTTATCCATATTAGGTGTTATTATAATAATACAAGTAATACCTATAAGAGCATGGATTTTTGCACTGGGATTGCTATTTATTTGCTTGGGCTGGTTTCTGTTTAAAATTTTTTAGAGATATAGAACATCCAACTAACTATATGTACAAAAAATCAGACAGGCTTCCATTACACTGGAAGCCATTTATTATAATGCTCTTTCAACATTACCTGATCTGATACATCTTGTGCATACGTAAATTCTTTTTGGAGTTCCATTAACCATAGCTCTTATTCTACGTACATTTGGAGACCAAGTTCTATTGCTCTTTTTATTTGAGAAAGTTACTAAGTGTCCTGACACTTTTCCCTTGCCACATACTTCGCAGAACTTTGCCATATAAAACACCTCCTTAAACCCTAGGTTTGCTAATAATCATTATTTATTATATATTTATAAAATCAACATATATTATTGTATCACATCCTAGGTATTTTTTGCAATATAAAGATATTTTTATCCCTATTTTAATTATTATTTATTCTTAAGTTGAAGATAATACAAATATAATGTAAAATAAAACTATAAAATCCTTTATTCACTTTTCTAAAATAAAAGGAGGACTGTAAATGGCAGGTAAATTGACCAATGAATATGGCTCAATAAATATTGATGAAAGCGTTATAGAAACTATTGCTGGGCTAGCAGCGATTGAAAGCTATGGTCTAGTTGGAATGTCTAGTAGAAACGCTACAGATGGGCTAGTAGAACTATTAAAGAAAGAGCATGTAAAGAAAGGCGTAAAGGTTTATACTGATGGAGATAGAATTGTTGTTGATCTATTTGTAGTAGTGCAATTTGGCACAAAAATTTCCGTAGTAGCAGATAATATTATAGATAAGGTAAAATATAATATTGAAAGTATGACTGGTTTAAAGGTTGAAAAAGTAAATATAAATGTACAGGGAGTAAGAGTACAAAAGTAGGCTAAGGAGGTACTAATATTGAAAATTCAATATATAGATGGAAATATGCTCAAAAAGTTATTTTTTGGAGCTGCTAACTGTCTTGAAAAAAATAAAGAAGCTATCAATGCATTAAATGTTTTTCCGGTTCCCGATGGAGATACTGGTACCAATATGTCATTGACTATGCAGTCTGCTATTAAACAAATAAGAACCTTAGAAACGGATGACATAGACAAAATTGTCACAGCTGCTTCTAATGGTTCTTTGATGGGGGCGAGAGGTAATTCTGGAGTAATACTTTCTCAATTATTCAGAGGCTTTGCAAAAGGGTTAAAGGATACCGATAAAATTGATACCTCTGCAATTGCAACGGCTTTAAAACTTGGTTCTGATACAGCCTATAAAGCAGTTATGAAGCCTATTGAGGGAACTATACTAACTGTTGCCAGAGAGAGTGCTGAAATGGCTATAAATATATCAAAACAGGAAACGGATATGGTAGAATTTCTTAGGACAGTTATTAAACATGGCGAAGATGCTTTAGCTAGAACACCTGAAATGCTCCCTGTACTAAAGCAAGCAGGAGTTGTAGATGCAGGTGGAAAAGGACTTATCACTATTTTCATAGGAGCATTGGAGGCTTTAACTGGTAAAGAGGAAACATTAGTAGATGATGTAATAGCAAAGGATGATACTGCTAATTCTTTTATAGAAGCTGATGGAGATATTACATTTGGCTACTGTACTGAATTTATAATCAATAATTCAAAAGTAGATTATGAAGTATTCAGGGATGAAATAGTAGACTTTGGAGACTCTATGCTTGTAGTTGGTGGAGACAATATTATTAAGGTACATATCCATACAAACGAGCCTGGTGGAGTGTTACAAAAGGCATTACAATATGGTGAACTTATAGATATTAAAATTGATAATATGAGATATCAGCATAGAAACAATTTAATAGATGATACTGCTACTACAGCAGCAATGGAAAATACAGTGCAAAAAGAAAGTAAAAAATATAGCTTTATTACTGTTTCTATGGGAGAAGGGCTCTCCAATGTATTTCATGATTTAAATGCTGATTATGTAATTGCAGGTGGACAGACTATGAATCCAAGTACAGAGGATATTCTTAATGCTATTGATAAGGTAAATGGAGAAAATATTATTGTTTTGCCTAACAATGGAAATATCATTTTAGCCGCTACCCAAGCAAAAGAGTTGAGCAATAAGAAAGTAGAAGTATTACCAACCAAAACCATACCACAGGGAATTGCTGCCTTAGTTACTTTTGATGAAGAGCTTAGCATGGAAGAAAATGTTGAGAACATGAAAGACACAATTGCATCAGTAAAAACTGGTCAGGTGACTTTTTCAGTTAGAGATACAATCATGGAAGAAAAAGAAATAAAAAAAGATGATATTATGGGAATATATGATGGTAAAATAGAAGTGATTGGTAACAATGTTCATGAAGTAGCCTTTAGCTTAGTTAAATCAATGGTGAATGACGATAATGGCCTAGTAACAATATTTTATGGTAATAACTTATCTGAGCAAGATGCAACAGATTTAGCAAATAGAATTGAAGAAGAGTTTGAGGATTTAGATATTGAAGTGGTTTTTGGAGGACAGCCTCTCTATTATTATTTAATTTCGGTTGAATAATTTGATGATTATATTTCTTTAAATACAAGAATTCGAAGTAATAGACTTTGGATTCTTGTTTATTTTTTGTATAATATATATAGTAAAGCATAGAGGTGATTACTTTGGAAAAACTGGAGAAGTCAGTTCAATATATTAAGGGCGTCGGTCCAAAAAAAGCAAAATTATTAAGTAAAATGGGCATAGAAACTATTGAAGATATATTCTATAATTTTCCTAGGGCATATGAAGATAGAAGAGAGATAAAAAAGATTTCGACCTTGGAAAATGGAGAAAAAGCCAATGTAAAAGTAATTATATGTGGTACTCCTAGAACATATAGGCCCAGAAAAAATATGTCAATAATCAAGTTACCAGTAAAAGATGAAACAGGTATTATGTATTTAACTTGGTTTAATCAGGACTATATAATAAATAATATTAGTATGGGAGACATTATTGTCATAAGTGGAAGAGTAAAAAGATTAGGGAATCAAATAGAGATGCAGAATCCAATATATGAAAAATATAATGAAAGTGGGAAAAAAATTGGGAGAGTAGTCCCAATTTATCAATTAACTGAAGGTCTAACGAATAATGAATTGACTAAAATAGTTGAGCAGACCATAGATACTTACTTAAGCTATACCGTAGATGCGATTCCACAAAATATTATTGATAGATTAGGATTATTTTCATTTAATCAAGCCATCAAAAATATTCATTTTCCAGAGGACAGGTTTTCCTATAAAAAAGCAAAGGAAAGACTTGTTTTTGAAGAATTGCTATTTTTGCAATTAGGGCTTTTTATTATAAAGGGAAATAGTATTGTTAATAATAAAGGGATTATATTTTCTAAAAATGATGAAACTAGTAAACTCTTGGAATTGCTTCCTTACAAATTGACATCAGCTCAAACTAGGGTTTTTAATGAAATTGCTAGGGATATGGAATCTCCTAAACAAATGAATCGACTTGTACAGGGGGATGTAGGTTCAGGAAAGACTATTATTGCAGTGTTATCAATGTTAAAGGCATTCAATTCAGGTTATCAATCTGTGATGATGGCGCCTACTGAGATACTAGCAACTCAACATTATGAGAGTATAAAAACTTTACTTGATAAATTTAATATTTGCTGTGAACTATTGACTAGTAATATTGCTGGAAAAAAGAAGGCTGACATATTGAGTAGAATTGAGACTGGTGAAGTAAATATAATTATTGGTACACATGCTGTATTGCAAGAAAATGTTAGCTTTTATAAATTAGGATTAGCAATAACTGATGAACAGCATAGATTTGGAGTCAGGCAAAGGGCTACATTATCATTAAAGGGCAGTAATCCAGATATACTTGTTATGACTGCCACACCTATACCTAGAACTTTGGCATTGATATTATATGGTGATCTGGAGGTATCAATAATT is part of the Proteiniborus sp. MB09-C3 genome and encodes:
- the rpmB gene encoding 50S ribosomal protein L28 translates to MAKFCEVCGKGKVSGHLVTFSNKKSNRTWSPNVRRIRAMVNGTPKRIYVCTRCIRSGNVERAL
- a CDS encoding Asp23/Gls24 family envelope stress response protein codes for the protein MAGKLTNEYGSINIDESVIETIAGLAAIESYGLVGMSSRNATDGLVELLKKEHVKKGVKVYTDGDRIVVDLFVVVQFGTKISVVADNIIDKVKYNIESMTGLKVEKVNINVQGVRVQK
- a CDS encoding thiamine diphosphokinase, coding for MKALIISNGDLSDISLAKYFDDADIVICADGGARHLFNEDLVPDTIIGDLDSLDEEALNSFQKLGVNFEKYPTHKDKSDTELAIEFAIDKGATDITLLGATGSRMDHSLANILILYRLVNQNINAVIVDSHNEMFITKSLLKLDNKDGHFVSVIPLTDSKVTLKGFEYDTNSVEFNFGSTLGVSNIIKDEEGLIEIESGICLVIRSRD
- a CDS encoding DAK2 domain-containing protein; this encodes MLKKLFFGAANCLEKNKEAINALNVFPVPDGDTGTNMSLTMQSAIKQIRTLETDDIDKIVTAASNGSLMGARGNSGVILSQLFRGFAKGLKDTDKIDTSAIATALKLGSDTAYKAVMKPIEGTILTVARESAEMAINISKQETDMVEFLRTVIKHGEDALARTPEMLPVLKQAGVVDAGGKGLITIFIGALEALTGKEETLVDDVIAKDDTANSFIEADGDITFGYCTEFIINNSKVDYEVFRDEIVDFGDSMLVVGGDNIIKVHIHTNEPGGVLQKALQYGELIDIKIDNMRYQHRNNLIDDTATTAAMENTVQKESKKYSFITVSMGEGLSNVFHDLNADYVIAGGQTMNPSTEDILNAIDKVNGENIIVLPNNGNIILAATQAKELSNKKVEVLPTKTIPQGIAALVTFDEELSMEENVENMKDTIASVKTGQVTFSVRDTIMEEKEIKKDDIMGIYDGKIEVIGNNVHEVAFSLVKSMVNDDNGLVTIFYGNNLSEQDATDLANRIEEEFEDLDIEVVFGGQPLYYYLISVE
- the recG gene encoding ATP-dependent DNA helicase RecG, with translation MITLEKLEKSVQYIKGVGPKKAKLLSKMGIETIEDIFYNFPRAYEDRREIKKISTLENGEKANVKVIICGTPRTYRPRKNMSIIKLPVKDETGIMYLTWFNQDYIINNISMGDIIVISGRVKRLGNQIEMQNPIYEKYNESGKKIGRVVPIYQLTEGLTNNELTKIVEQTIDTYLSYTVDAIPQNIIDRLGLFSFNQAIKNIHFPEDRFSYKKAKERLVFEELLFLQLGLFIIKGNSIVNNKGIIFSKNDETSKLLELLPYKLTSAQTRVFNEIARDMESPKQMNRLVQGDVGSGKTIIAVLSMLKAFNSGYQSVMMAPTEILATQHYESIKTLLDKFNICCELLTSNIAGKKKADILSRIETGEVNIIIGTHAVLQENVSFYKLGLAITDEQHRFGVRQRATLSLKGSNPDILVMTATPIPRTLALILYGDLEVSIIDELPAGRKKIKTYAITGEMKERAYSFVREQVNKGRQAYIVCPLVEESDSINAQSANELYENLKSSTFNDLRLGLLHGQMKSLEKDNIMAEFKNGQIDVLVSTTVIEVGVNVPNANIMLIENAERFGLAQLHQLRGRVGRGNHQSYCILVNESKSRISKERMHIMEKTNDGFLIAEKDLQTRGPGEFFGTRQHGLPDLKIANLFSDINTLKISQKIAFQILEKDPNLTSEDYRIIKERILKLFNKESQLISFN
- the thiT gene encoding energy-coupled thiamine transporter ThiT: MASIVKKEKVRFLAESGIMIALATILSMIKVYKAPFGGSVTAGSMIPIILIGIKWGTLPGILVGIVYGILQAVLEPYIVHPIQFLLDYPIAFGLLGLSGFYRSIKNIQPRNRTMEYVGVVIGIFLAIFGRFICHVLAGVVFFSENAGDINSWLYSLGYNGGYLSLELAISIVIIVLLWKPIRREIK